The following proteins are co-located in the Hevea brasiliensis isolate MT/VB/25A 57/8 chromosome 11, ASM3005281v1, whole genome shotgun sequence genome:
- the LOC110671808 gene encoding LOW QUALITY PROTEIN: polyol transporter 5 (The sequence of the model RefSeq protein was modified relative to this genomic sequence to represent the inferred CDS: substituted 1 base at 1 genomic stop codon): MQFSSTLESDKDGCYHPLPDSKSSSTSETDLKNERRNKVWHKEAGECGFQKPKVLQGVSAHRKTRINKYAFGGAILASTNSVLLGYDIGVMSGAVLYIKDNLKISSTEVEILVGCLNICSLIGSFASGRTSDYIGRRXTIVLAAVTFLVGALLMGLAPSFILLMAGRVVAGIGVGYSLMIAPVYTAELSPAMTRGFLSSLPEVFINIGILLGYVSNYALSSLPEDINWRLMLGLAALPAIIVALGVLVMPESPHWLVMKGKFSDAKHVLIKTSDSKEEAELRLAEMIKAAKDSTQGAALSNWRGQGAWKELLCRPSRPIRRILIAAIGVNFFMQASGNDAVVYYSPEVFKDAGIQSRQQLVGVTVIMGLTKTSFVLVSALFLDLFGRRPLLLLGSTGMAVSLAALGMGSKYLEQSDSKPVWAIALCIVAVCADVSFFSIGLGPVTWVYSSEIFPMRLRAQGSSLAISVNRLVSGIVAMTFLSTSKLISFGGMFFALAGIMAVGTVFIYLFLPETKGKTLEEIGVLFEDKIPENQTRYVS, from the exons ATGCAATTCAGTTCTACCCTTGAGTCAGATAAAGATGGATGTTACCATCCACTTCCTGATTCAAAATCTTCTTCAACTTCAGAAACTGAtctgaaaaatgagagaagaaACAAGGTATGGCACAAGGAAGCTGGTGAATGTGGTTTCCAAAAACCCAAGGTACTACAGGGTGTTTCAGCTCATAGAAAGACTCGCATTAACAAGTATGCTTTTGGCGGTGCCATTCTGGCCTCCACAAACTCTGTTCTCTTGGGCTATG ATATTGGGGTGATGAGTGGTGCAGTGCTCTACATCAAGGACAACCTCAAGATCTCATCAACAGAAGTGGAGATCTTGGTGGGTTGCCTTAATATATGTTCTTTGATTGGATCATTTGCATCTGGTAGAACATCTGATTACATCGGCAGACGTTAAACCATTGTTCTGGCTGCAGTCACATTCCTCGTTGGTGCACTTTTAATGGGACTCGCACCATCTTTCATACTTCTAATGGCTGGAAGAGTAGTAGCTGGCATTGGCGTTGGCTATTCCTTAATGATTGCTCCAGTCTATACTGCAGAGCTCTCCCCAGCCATGACTCGAGGCTTCCTATCCTCCCTTCCTGAAGTCTTCATTAATATTGGAATTCTACTTGGTTATGTCTCCAACTATGCTCTATCGAGTCTTCCTGAGGATATAAACTGGAGACTAATGCTCGGACTTGCAGCTTTGCCAGCTATAATTGTTGCTTTAGGTGTCCTGGTGATGCCCGAGTCCCCTCATTGGCTTGTCATGAAAGGCAAGTTTAGTGATGCAAAGCACGTTTTGATAAAAACGTCAGACTCAAAGGAGGAAGCTGAATTGAGATTAGCTGAAATGATAAAAGCTGCTAAGGACTCGACCCAAGGAGCTGCTTTAAGCAATTGGCGGGGGCAGGGTGCTTGGAAAGAGTTATTGTGTAGACCATCTCGCCCCATTCGTCGTATTCTCATTGCTGCAATTGgagttaacttcttcatgcaggCTTCAGGCAACGATGCTGTTGTATATTACAGCCCTGAAGTGTTCAAGGACGCTGGAATCCAAAGCAGGCAACAGCTTGTAGGTGTTACAGTGATCATGGGATTAACCAAAACATCCTTTGTTTTGGTTTCAGCTCTTTTCCTGGACCTGTTTGGGAGGCGGCCCCTCTTGTTGTTGGGCTCAACAGGGATGGCTGTTTCATTGGCTGCCCTGGGGATGGGCTCAAAGTATCTAGAGCAGTCAGATAGCAAGCCTGTGTGGGCCATTGCATTGTGTATAGTGGCCGTATGCGCTGATGTATCCTTTTTttcaattgggcttgggccaGTCACATGGGTGTATTCTTCAGAGATATTTCCAATGAGGTTAAGGGCCCAGGGTTCAAGCTTGGCAATATCAGTTAACAGGTTGGTAAGTGGGATTGTGGCCATGACATTTCTAAGCACTTCCAAGCTGATCTCATTTGGAGGAATGTTTTTTGCATTGGCAGGAATTATGGCAGTGGGTAcagttttcatttatttatttttgcctGAAACTAAAGGCAAGACCTTGGAAGAGATTGGGGTTCTCTTTGAAGATAAAATCCCTGAGAACCAAACACGCTATGTTTCTTAA
- the LOC110671820 gene encoding protein CfxQ homolog — MEAPHQDQRFRSSRPLTIHACAQSGDLLGFQKLLRANPALLNERNPVMAQTPLHVSAGNNRAEIVKFLLDWGGVEKVELEAKNMYGETPLHMAAKNGCNDAARLLLAHGAFVEAKANNGMTPLHLAVWYSIRSEDCSTVKTLLEYNADCSAKDNEGMAPINHVSRGPGSAKLRELLQWHMEEQRKKRALEACGETKAKMDELENELSNIVGLNKLKVQLRKWAKGMLLDERRRALGLKVGVRRPPHMAFLGNPGTGKTMVARILGRLLHLVGILPTDRVTEVQRTDLVGEFVGHTGPKTRRKIKEAEGGILFVDEAYRLIPMQKADDKDYGLEALEEIMSVMDSGKVVVIFAGYSEPMKRVIASNEGFCRRVTKFFHFDDFTSEDLAKIAHVKMNNQQEEGLLYGFNLHSKCNIHAIATVIEKETTEKQRREMNGGLVDTMLVNARENLDFRLDFDCIDADELRTITLEDLEAGLRLLSQS, encoded by the exons ATGGAGGCTCCTCATCAGGATCAACGCTTTAGATCTTCCAGACCCCTCACCATTCATGCCTGCGCCCAGTCTGGAGATCTTCTTGGCTTTCAGAAGCTGCTGCGGGCCAATCCTGCTCTTCTCAATGAAAGAAATCCTGTT ATGGCACAGACTCCACTGCATGTTTCTGCTGGTAACAACAGGGCCGAGATAGTGAAATTCCTACTTGACTGGGGAGGGGTGGAGAAAGTTGAATTGGAAGCCAAGAACATG TATGGAGAAACTCCGTTACACATGGCAGCAAAGAATGGGTGCAATGATGCTGCACGATTACTTCTTGCCCATGGTGCTTTTGTTGAAGCCAAAGCTaat AATGGGATGACACCGTTACACCTTGCTGTTTGGTACTCAATCAGATCAGAAGACTGCTCAACTGTCAAGACATTGCTTGAGTATAATGCTGATTGCAGTGCTAAGGACAAT GAGGGCATGGCTCCTATTAATCATGTCTCGCGAGGTCCAGGAAGTGCAAAGTTGCGTGAACTATTACAATGGCATATGGAAGAGCAGAGAAAGAAAAGAGCACTTGAAGCATGTGGTGAAACAAAAGCTAAGATGGATGAACTTGAAAATGAATTATCTAACATAGTGGGGTTAAATAAGCTTAAGGTTCAATTAAGAAAATGGGCAAAGGGGATGCTTTTGGATGAGAGGCGCAGGGCCCTTGGGCTAAAAGTGGGTGTGAGAAGACCTCCTCATATGGCTTTCTTGGGAAATCCTGGAACAG GTAAGACTATGGTAGCTCGAATACTTGGAAGATTACTTCATCTTGTGGGAATCCTACCCACTGATAGGGTAACAGAAGTTCAACGTACGGATTTGGTTGGTGAATTTGTTGGTCATACTGGACCAAAGACTAGGAGGAAG ATAAAAGAAGCAGAGGGAGGAATTCTTTTTGTGGACGAAGCATATCGGCTAATACCCATGCAGAAAGCAGATGAtaaagactatggattagaagcCTTGGAAGAGATCATGTCTGTTATGGACAGTGGAAAAGTTGTTGTCATATTTGCTGGGTACAGTGAACCAATGAAGCGTGTGATAGCTTCTAATGAAGGCTTTTGTAGAAGGGTTACAAAGTTTTTCCATTTTGATGACTTCACTTCAGAAGATTTAGCCAAGATCGCCCATGTTAAGATGAATAATCAACAAGAGGAAGGTTTGTTATATGGATTTAATTTACACtctaaatgcaatatacatgcCATTGCAACAGTGATAGAGAAAGAAACAACAGAAAAGCAACGTAGGGAGATGAACGGAGGTTTAGTAGATACAATGCTGGTTAATGCTAGAGAGAATTTGGACTTCAGGCTGGATTTTGATTGTATAGATGCTGATGAACTACGTACCATCACCTTGGAAGATTTGGAAGCTGGGCTTCGGCTGCTATCACAATCATGA